Proteins encoded together in one Impatiens glandulifera chromosome 1, dImpGla2.1, whole genome shotgun sequence window:
- the LOC124920889 gene encoding receptor like protein kinase S.2 has translation MQLSRLCFVLPPPDFDDDHNHHNDIESPKPISKPPTSHHRRHCGGELFSTIRSSLASCFRHSNNSQFSGAFHDTAGTGFSEKVGAGIGNPKIFSYAELYIGSDGFSEDELLGSGGFGRVYRAVLPSDGTIAAVKCLAEKGERFEKTFEAELAAVAHLRHRNLVRLRGWCVHEDQLLLVYDYMPNLSLDRILFRRPEKGGSAPVLNWERRRNIINGLAAALFYLHEELETQIIHRDVKTSNVMLDSHYNARLGDFGLARWLEHELVYKNRVNPSLKHQRFHLSETTKIGGTIGYLPPESFQKKSTATAKSDVFSFGIVLMEVVSGRRAVDLSFSDDQIVLLDWIRRLSDEGRLLQAGDSRIVDGSYRLSDMERFLQVGLLCTVQNPFSRPNMKWVIEAISGKMYGKLPAVPSFKTQPLYITLTSSDSSDSSSGTTTTTTKTSSNSISLTKSSNFLTANGESTIYLTADYSGSLTEPEQSFRKQQQQPSPFMIVDTPNEIPFNKLVTATNNFSDSNRVAEIDFGTAYYGFLSKNKQHVLVKRLGMKTCPALRARFSNELRNLTRLRHRNLVQLRGWCTEQGEMLVIYDYSAKRLLSNLLFQNQTGKATHSSSPLRWHHRYNIVKSLASAIRYLHEEWDEQVIHKCITTSAIVLDHDMNPRLGSFALAEFLARKEHGNGNGHHVPIDTKRSVRGIFGYMSPEYMESGEATPMADIYSFGVVLLEMVTGQTAVDFRRPEVFLVSRMLKFEENEFYDNLVDMRLNGVYDRFELSRLVKLGIACIRSEAKSRPTIGQITNILDGNDECLMEFGKRKESRAEWREKYASAITLVRRIQALGIQ, from the exons ATGCAGCTCAGCCGCCTTTGCTTCGTTCTGCCGCCGCCGGATTTCGACGACGACCACAACCACCATAACGATATCGAGTCCCCAAAACCCATATCCAAACCACCGACATCTCACCACCGCCGTCACTGCGGCGGCGAACTATTTAGTACCATCCGAAGTTCTCTCGCCTCCTGTTTCCGTCACTCCAACAATAGCCAATTCTCCGGGGCTTTCCACGACACGGCCGGAACGGGTTTCTCTGAGAAAGTCGGGGCCGGGATTGGAAACCCTAAGATATTTAGCTACGCCGAGCTTTATATCGGCTCAGATGGATTCAGCGAAGATGAGTTACTAGGAAGCGGGGGATTTGGTAGAGTTTATCGAGCAGTTTTGCCTAGCGATGGAACGATTGCTGCTGTTAAATGTCTGGCCGAGAAGGGTGAACGGTTTGAGAAAACGTTCGAAGCTGAATTGGCTGCTGTGGCTCATCTCCGTCACCGGAATCTTGTCCGACTCCGTGGATGGTGTGTTCATGAAGATCAATTATTACTTGTTTATGATTACATGCCTAATCTGAGCCTTGACCGGATTCTTTTCAG GCGACCGGAGAAGGGAGGATCAGCGCCGGTGCTTAATTGGGAGAGGAGAAGGAATATTATAAATGGTCTAGCGGCTGCTTTGTTTTATCTTCATGAAGAATTGGAGACTCAGATAATTCATCGGGATGTTAAAACCAGTAACGTTATGCTTGATTCTCATTACAATGCCCGTCTAGGTGATTTCGGTCTGGCCAGGTGGCTAGAACACGAGCTTGTGTACAAGAACAGAGTAAACCCATCTTTGAAACACCAACGATTTCATCTCTCTGAAACGACTAAAATCGGCGGAACCATCGGTTACCTTCCGCCGGAGAGTTTCCAGAAGAAGAGCACGGCGACGGCCAAATCAGATGTATTCAGTTTTGGAATCGTGTTGATGGAAGTTGTGTCAGGAAGGAGAGCCGTTGATCTGTCCTTCTCCGATGATCAGATTGTACTGTTGGATTGGATCCGACGATTGTCCGACGAGGGGAGATTGTTACAAGCTGGGGATAGTAGAATTGTAGATGGGTCTTACCGTTTATCCGATATGGAAAGATTTCTTCAAGTTGGGTTATTGTGTACTGTTCAGAATCCATTTTCTCGACCTAATATGAAATGGGTAATCGAAGCAATTTCCGGTAAGATGTATGGAAAGTTGCCGGCAGTTCCATCTTTCAAAACCCAACCATTGTACATCACTCTTACTTCCTCCGACTCCTCTGATTCCAGCTCCggcaccaccaccaccaccaccaaaaCCAGTTCAAACAGTATCTCTTTAACCAAGTCGTCAAATTTCTTAACAGCTAATGGTGAAAGTACTATATACCTGACGGCCGATTACAGCGGTTCCTTAACCGAACCCGAACAGAGCTTCCgtaaacaacaacaacaaccgaGCCCGTTCATGATCGTGGACACTCCGAACGAGATTCCATTCAACAAACTCGTTACAGCAACGAACAACTTCTCCGATTCAAATCGTGTAGCGGAGATCGACTTTGGCACGGCTTACTACGGATTCCTTTCGAAGAACAAACAACACGTCCTGGTAAAGAGACTCGGGATGAAAACATGCCCTGCTCTCCGTGCAAGATTCTCCAACGAGCTTCGAAACTTAACTCGGCTACGCCACAGAAACCTTGTTCAGCTCCGAGGCTGGTGCACCGAGCAAGGCGAGATGCTTGTCATCTATGATTACTCAGCCAAACGCCTGCTAAGCAACCTCCTATTTCAAAACCAAACTGGAAAAGCCACACATTCTTCTTCGCCCCTGAGATGGCATCATCGTTACAACATTGTCAAATCGCTGGCTTCCGCGATCAGATACCTGCACGAAGAATGGGACGAACAGGTGATCCACAAGTGCATCACCACTTCCGCCATCGTTCTTGATCACGATATGAACCCGAGGCTTGGAAGCTTTGCTTTGGCGGAATTCCTAGCAAGGAAAGAGCATGGAAACGGAAATGGCCACCATGTGCCCATAGATACAAAGAGATCGGTAAGGGGGATTTTCGGGTATATGTCGCCCGAGTATATGGAATCAGGCGAAGCCACTCCGATGGCAGATATCTACAGTTTCGGGGTGGTGTTACTCGAGATGGTAACAGGGCAGACAGCAGTAGACTTTAGGAGGCCCGAGGTTTTCCTAGTGAGCAGAATGCTCAAGTTTGAAGAAAATGAGTTTTACGACAATCTGGTTGATATGAGATTGAATGGGGTGTATGATCGCTTTGAATTATCGAGATTGGTGAAACTTGGGATCGCATGCATACGGTCGGAGGCCAAATCAAGGCCGACCATCGGGCAGATCACCAACATACTGGACGGGAACGACGAATGTTTGATGGAATTCGGGAAGAGAAAGGAGAGCCGGGCAGAATGGAGAGAAAAATATGCATCTGCCATTACACTAGTGAGAAGAATACAAGCACTTGGAATACAGTAA
- the LOC124920890 gene encoding protein PHR1-LIKE 2-like isoform X1 — protein MYSAIHSINPLDFHGSLDGTNLLGDPCLVLTSDPKPRLRWTAELHDRFVDAVTQLGGPDKATPKTIMRTMGVKGLTLYHLKSHLQKYRLGKLGCKDFPESSKDVESIDTGSSTPTSSSTKTVHDLNEGYQVTEALRVQMEVQRRLHDQLEVQRRLQLRIEAQGKYLQSILEKACKAIINHQGSSSADLEEAVHVVNNKNVIASNMPARFSDCSMESPISSPLLKKRTRPSFNNDDDDGIVDTLPLENGMRQMGWMMTN, from the exons ATGTACTCGGCGATTCATTCGATCAACCCTTTAGATTTCCATGGTTCTCTGGACGGAACTAACTTATTGGGAGACCCTTGTTTGGTATTAACATCGGATCCAAAACCCCGTCTTCGGTGGACGGCTGAGCTTCATGACAGATTCGTGGACGCCGTTACTCAACTGGGTGGACCCGATA AAGCTACGCCGAAAACAATAATGAGAACAATGGGAGTGAAGGGTCTTACTCTTTATCATTTGAAATCACACCTTCAG AAATATCGGTTGGGGAAGTTGGGCTGCAAGGATTTTCCTGAGAGCTCTAAAGATG TTGAGAGTATAGATACAGGTTCAAGCACTCCAACTTCATCTTCGACGAAAACTGTTCATGACTTAAACGA AGGGTATCAGGTTACAGAGGCTTTGAGAGTACAAATGGAAGTTCAGCGCAGATTGCATGATCAGTTAGAG GTTCAACGTCGTCTCCAGCTTAGGATTGAAGCGCAGGGGAAGTATCTGCAGTCAATTCTGGAGAAAGCTTGTAAAGCTATTATAAATCATCAGGGTTCTTCTTCTGCAGATCTTGAAGAAGCTGTTCATGTTGTTAACAACAAGAATGTTATTGCTTCAAACATGCCTGCCCGATTCAGTGACTGTTCAATGGAGAGCCCGATTTCTTCGCCATTGTTGAAGAAGAGAACTAGGCCTTCGTTTaacaatgatgatgatgatgggatTGTCGACACTTTGCCGCTGGAAAATGGTATGAGGCAGATGGGATGGATGATGACTAATTAA
- the LOC124920890 gene encoding protein PHR1-LIKE 3-like isoform X2, giving the protein MRTMGVKGLTLYHLKSHLQKYRLGKLGCKDFPESSKDVESIDTGSSTPTSSSTKTVHDLNEGYQVTEALRVQMEVQRRLHDQLEVQRRLQLRIEAQGKYLQSILEKACKAIINHQGSSSADLEEAVHVVNNKNVIASNMPARFSDCSMESPISSPLLKKRTRPSFNNDDDDGIVDTLPLENGMRQMGWMMTN; this is encoded by the exons ATGAGAACAATGGGAGTGAAGGGTCTTACTCTTTATCATTTGAAATCACACCTTCAG AAATATCGGTTGGGGAAGTTGGGCTGCAAGGATTTTCCTGAGAGCTCTAAAGATG TTGAGAGTATAGATACAGGTTCAAGCACTCCAACTTCATCTTCGACGAAAACTGTTCATGACTTAAACGA AGGGTATCAGGTTACAGAGGCTTTGAGAGTACAAATGGAAGTTCAGCGCAGATTGCATGATCAGTTAGAG GTTCAACGTCGTCTCCAGCTTAGGATTGAAGCGCAGGGGAAGTATCTGCAGTCAATTCTGGAGAAAGCTTGTAAAGCTATTATAAATCATCAGGGTTCTTCTTCTGCAGATCTTGAAGAAGCTGTTCATGTTGTTAACAACAAGAATGTTATTGCTTCAAACATGCCTGCCCGATTCAGTGACTGTTCAATGGAGAGCCCGATTTCTTCGCCATTGTTGAAGAAGAGAACTAGGCCTTCGTTTaacaatgatgatgatgatgggatTGTCGACACTTTGCCGCTGGAAAATGGTATGAGGCAGATGGGATGGATGATGACTAATTAA
- the LOC124920591 gene encoding transcription factor FAMA-like — translation MDKEDNNYVEGLHGKYSGFGYHSSSSTFDDRHEHEAPNGNNNQIVDYMLNNLSQSTQASPGLSFADVMQLADLGPKLGLNHTKLATEGDGHVDHGTGIVDPIDFLKFPVLNDKIQMVDHRHDQSLMVFKPQEEESGDVSKDIIRVSDEKVGKCHDNETKKSSMHQILAIHGDIPSQSPTGETKGKRKRPRTIKTSQEVESQRMTHIAVERNRRKQMNEHLRVLRSLMPGSYVQRGDQASIIGGAIEFVRELEQLLQCLESQKRRRLYGDLPSQPGDPSSSSPGQALAVVGAQQTLPQLIFPNNHDQLRLMELEAAGIQEEMAESKSCLADVEVKMLGFDAMIKILSRRRPGQLTKAIEALEEHLQMNILHTNITTMEQTVLYSFNVKVGSEAMFTAEDIANSVQQIFGFIHANTLEVLHP, via the exons ATGGACAAAGAAGACAACAACTACGTG GAAGGGCTTCATGGAAAATATTCGGGTTTTGGGTATCATAGTAGTAGTAGTACTTTTGATGATCGTCACGAACATGAAGCGCCCAATGGAAACAATAACCAAATCGTGGATTACATGCTCAATAATTTATCTCAATCGACACAAGCGTCGCCAGGATTGAGTTTCGCAGATGTTATGCAACTCGCAGATCTTGGCCCTAAGTTAGGGCTTAATCACACCAAACTTGCCACAGAAGGTGACGGGCATGTAGATCATGGAACTGGAATTGTCGACCCGATTGACTTCTTGAAGTTTCCCGTCTTGAATGATAAGATTCAAATGGTTGATCATCGTCATGACCAATCTCTTATGGTGTTTAAAcctcaagaagaagaaagtggAGACGTTAGCAAAGATATTATTAGGGTTAGTGATGAAAAAGTGGGAAAATGTCATGATAATGAAACAAAGAAAAGCTCTATGCATCAAATTCTAGCTATTCATGGTGACATCCCATCTCAAAGCCCGACCGGCGAGACAAAAGGCAAGAGAAAGAGGCCGAGAACGATAAAGACAAGCCAAGAAGTGGAGAGTCAAAGGATGACTCACATTGCCGTGGAGAGGAACAGAAGGAAGCAAATGAACGAGCATCTTAGAGTTTTGAGATCTCTTATGCCCGGTTCATACGTACAAAGG GGTGACCAAGCCTCTATAATAGGTGGAGCTATTGAGTTTGTTAGAGAATTGGAACAACTCCTACAATGCCTCGAATCTCAAAAGAGGAGACGTTTATATGGAGATCTCCCGAGTCAACCGGGGGACCCTTCCTCGTCTTCCCCCGGACAAGCTCTTGCAGTTGTCGGCGCACAACAAACACTACCTCAACTAATCTTTCCAAATAACCACGATCAACTTAGGCTCATGGAATTGGAGGCGGCGGGGATCCAAGAAGAGATGGCGGAGAGTAAGTCATGTTTGGCTGATGTGGAAGTAAAAATGTTAGGGTTTGATGCCATGATCAAGATCTTGTCTAGGAGGAGGCCAGGTCAACTAACTAAGGCCATTGAGGCATTAGAAGAACATCTTCAGATGAATATTCTCCACACCAACATTACTACTATGGAGCAAACCGTTCTCTATTCCTTCAATGTCAAG GTCGGGAGTGAAGCAATGTTTACCGCAGAAGATATTGCTAATTCGGTCCAACAGAtattcggcttcatccatgcTAATACACTAGAAGTGCTGCATCCGTAA